In the Paenibacillus sp. FSL R7-0337 genome, CGGGCTGAACCCTGCGAAGTCCCAGGCATTTATCCAGGCGATCCACGCCGGGGACCAGTCGCTGAAGCCGGGCTGGGTCCGCCTGTCCCTGCACCCGATTATGACCGGGCGCGAGGTGGAGCATATGATCTTCGCCGTACAGTCTATCGTCAGCAATATTGCTGAATGGAGCCAGGATTACCGCTACAATGCGGTCACCAACAGCTGGATTCATACCGGAGAGAGAGGCGTTACAGAGGATACGGAGGAGATTCGTGAATTATTTGTGCTGTAGCGGCGCCTGGCCGCGCAGCTCCCGCTCCCGCGCCAGCCGGGCGAACCTGGCTTCAATCGCTTTAACCCCCCACAGAGAAGCTCCGATAAACAGCAGCACATAGACGATCTCCGCCGGATGACGGATGAACCGCTGCACATCATTGCCGATGTAGGATACCGCAAATACCATAATGGCTTTGCCGGCACACAGCGCAATCAGGTAGGAACGCAGCCGCATTCCCGCGAGCCCCGCCGCCATATTAATCACCACGAACGGACCCACCGGAAACAGACTAAGCAGGAACACATAGCTGAACCCGCTCTGGCGGACCCAGGTCATCGCTTTGGCAACCTTGGGCCGCTTGGCCCATTTGGTGAGGTAGGGATGTCCGGCAATTTTGCGGATAATCAGGAAGGTGACCGTACAGCCTGCGACCAGACCGATCCAGGAATACAGGAACCCCAGCCATAACCCGTACACCGCCCCGTTAAGCCCCACAATCGCTATGGTAGGCAGCGGGGGCACGAACGATTTCATGAAGGTAAGCCCCACACCCGGCAGCGGCCCGAACGAGCGGTATTGCTCCAGCAGCAGCAGCAGGCGCTCCTCGGTCAGCCATGACATAATATTTAAAAAGAACATTTCTTCAGCGCTCCTCAAGTACGATCTGGAATAGTTAACGTTACAGTATACATTGCAATGAGCTTCAATTATACAACACTTCCGCCGGGAAGTAGAAGGAAGCTGGACAAGCACAAGCTGCCGGAGATATGATGAAATTATGAGAACATTTGATTATAGTCTGCTGGCCAAAAGAGTACTCGCCCTGCTATGCACCCTCCTGCTCACCGCAGTGGTGCTGATTCCCCTGCTCGGCTCCTCATCTAACTGCAACAGCCCACGGTCAGGATGGGCCGATTTGTCCACCTGCACCTTCAATAATACTGCCGTCTACCCGCTGAGAGGAGAATGGGAATTCTATTGGCAGGAGCGGCTGGAACCACAGGTTACCCTATCCCGAACCGCAGAGGCGCCGGCCTATATGCCCGTGCCCGGCGCTTGGGGCCGGGGGTCAGAGGCTACCGGCTTCTCCCGCTACGGATATGCGACCTACCGTCTGCTGGTTCAGCTGCCGCCGGGAGTTCCCGCCTTCGCCCTCAAGGTGAGCAATATCCGCAATGCCAGCGAGGTATATGTAAATGGTGAGCGGCTGGGGGGAAGCGGAACGCCGGGTGACTCCCGGGAGACCACCAAGCCGCGCAACCATCCGTATTCCCTGACTTTTCACAGCAGGGATAACCTGGCGGAGATTCTGATACATACGTCCAACTTCACCTATTCAAGCGGAGGCATTGCGGAGCCTATCCGGATCGGCACCCCTGCTGCTATAACTGCCATCGACCAGCGGAACCGGACCTACGACACTTTGCTGGTGGCAGGCTTTGCTTTTATCGGCTGCTATTTCATCGGCCAGGGCTTTCAGCGCAAAGAGGACAAATCCTCGCTTCAGCTGGCTATCTTCTGCTTCATGATCGCCTTATATATGCTGACGCACAGTGAGAAGCTGCTGCTCGAGTACCTTCCTTCCCTCTCTTATGAAGGATTCAACAAGCTGCAGGCAGTATCCGGTGTAGTCGGGTTCTATTGTGTATCCAGCTATACCTATTCTTTGTTTCCCGCACTCTATTCCCGGCTCTTTAAGCGGATCTGCTCTGTGTATGCCTTAAGTTTCTGTATCGTTGTACTGCTAAGCTCATTGACTGTATATTCGCGGATTACAGGGCTGCTGCTGGCCTTCAGCTTCATCTCTGTCTGCTATACATTCTATATTATGGTCAAGGCCATTTTGCGTAGGGAGACCGGTTCCTACTATCTGCTGATCGGTGTCATTGCTGTAGTGATTTTCACCTTATCCTTAGCCAGTAATCTGTTCTTCGGCACTGAACTCTATGCTGCCGCGCCAGTGGCCGGCCCGATCTTCATTCTTGCCGAGGGCCTGTTCCTGTCTGCGCGCCATGCCCATGCTTATGAGACCATTAAGCAGCTGTCCCAGCAGCTGGAGCGCAAGGACAGAGATAAAGACGTGTTCCTGCTGAAGACCTCCGCCGAGCTGCGCACGCCGCTGAATGCCATTATTAACGTGGCGTTATCCATGCATGAAGGGGCCGGAGGACCGCTAAGCCCGTCCCAACGGGAGGATATACGGCTGATACTCGGTACTGGCAGAAGGCTGGCCTTCCTGGTCAGGGATATTCTTGATTACGAACAGATCAAGCGCCAGCGCATCAGCCTGCAATGGGGGACCGTCGATGTCCAGGGGGTGGCGGCCATTGTCATTGAGGTCTTCCAGTTCCTGAACAAAAAGGGCAGCATCCGCATCAAAAACCACATCCCGCCGAGCCGTTTCCTGGTCCAGGCCGATGAACAGCGGCTGATGCAGATCCTCTATAGCCTGCTGGATAATGCACTGAAATTCACGGACCGCGGCAGCGTGGTCATCGAAGCCGACTGGCAGGAGGAGTTCATCTCCATTGCCGTCACCGATACCGGAAAGGGCATTCCCGAGGATCAGCTGGAGTCTATCTTCCATGACTATGAGCAGATCAGCGAGGCCGATTCCCTTGAGACCGGGGGCCTCGGGCTGAGCCTTGCGATCAGCCGTAAGCTGGTAGAGCTGCATGGCGGGAGCATCTCCGTCTCTTCCCAGGTTGGACGGGGCAGTACATTCACCTTCACGCTTCCGGGCAACGAGGCGGAAGCCGCCGCCGCTGTCCAAGCGGAACGGACACTCCCGCGGCCAGAGTATACCCAGCCGGAAATGCTGGATGACCTCTGGAAATACCGGTCGGCTGATCCGCCGCAGTCCAGCGGACAAGCTGCTCCCTATGCGCCACGTATCCTGATCGTGGATGACGATTATGCCAACCTCAAGGCACTGACCAACCTGTTATCGCTGGAGAATTACAATATCGCAAGCCGCAGCAGCGGCAAGGAAGCGCTGGCGCTGCTGGCTGTGGACCGTAATTTCGATCTCTGCATTATAGATGTCATGATGCCCGAGATGTCCGGCTTGGAGCTATGCAGGATCATCCGCCAGACCTACAGCCCTCTGGACCTGCCGATCCTGATGGCTACGGCCGGGCAGCAGCTTCACTTCAACGAGGCAGCGTTCCGCGCCGGAGCCAATGATTTTATCCATAAGCCTTATATCTGGAGCGATCTGAAGGGACGGGTCAACACGCTGGTTCAACTACGGCGGTCCGTCTCAGAGCGGCTAAGCTCGGAGATCGCCATGCTGCGTGCGCAGATCAAGCCGCATTTTCTATACAACGCCATTAATACAATTATCTGGATGAGTACGCGTGACACCAAGAAAACGCAGCAGCTGCTATACGATCTGAGCCATTTCCTGCGCGGCAGCTTCGATTTCAGCAACCAGGAGACCGCCATTCCGTTCGAAAAGGAGCTGGAGTTGATTGAAGCCTATCTGTCGCTGGAGCAGGCCCGGTTCGGGAAGCGGCTGAATGCCGAGTATCATATTGAGGTTAGTGAATTCCCGCTGCCGCCGCTGATTGTGCAGCCCATCGTGGAGAACGCCGTCCGTCACGGACTGATGGAGAAGATGGACGGAGGAACGGTTGTCATCTCCACCCGGCAGGAAGGCGGTGATATCCTGATCACCATCTCGGACAACGGGAAGGGAATGAGCGATGAACAGCTATCCTCATGGATGAAGGATGACTACCGTTCTCCGCATGGTGAAGGCACCGGAATCGGCCTGCGGAACATTAACCGCCGGTTGCTCACACAGTTCGGGCGTCCGCTGATTCTCACACAGGGAGCCAGTGGAGGTATAGATGTACTGATAACAATCCCATGGAAGGAAGAGGTCTTCTGAGTATGAGCATCTCTGTAATGGTAATTGATGACGAATGGCCGGCACTGGATCACATGAAGGAGCTGCTGCTCCAGTGTGAAGGAATATCCTCTGTCCAGACGTACGATAACCCGCGTGAAGCCCTCGCTGCTGCTTCCGAACTGAAGCCGGATGTTCTATTCCTGGACATCCAGATGCCTGAGCTGTCCGGCCTCACTTTTGCTGAGAAGCTGTTGCCCTACTCTCCGGACACAGACATCGTATTCGTAACCGCCTACCGCAATTATGCTGTCGAAGCCTTCGACCTGTCTGCAATGGATTATCTGCTGAAGCCGGTTGATCCCTCGCGCCTGCTGAAGACCTGGAACAAGCTGCTCAGTAAACGTCTATTGCCGGCGGCTGCCGGGGCAACAGGAACACCCGGGAAGACAACCTCGTTCCGGCTGTTGGGGGATTATGAGCTGACCAGCCCTCAGGGCCTGGTGAAGTGGAGGACACATAAGGCACAGGAATTATTTGCTTACCTGTGGATTCACAGGCAGGGCAGCGTCAGCTTGATTCTGAATGATGTGTTTCCGCAGTGGAACTACGAGAAGGGCAAGCAATACCTGCACACTACGGTCTACCAGATCCGCACCACCTTGAAGAAAGCCGCGCTGGAGGACAAGATTGAGCTGACCTTCGGCAGGGAGAATTACAGGCTGGAATCGGGGGGGATTGAGGGCGACATTGAGAAATTCCAGGACGCTGCCGCCCTTGCGATGCAGAACAGCAGCCTTGAGGATATGCAGCAGGCCGCCGCCCTGTACACCGGTGACCTGCTGCAGACGCTGGACAGCCTGTGGGTGTATTCCGCCCGTGACAAATACCGCCGGCTGTACCTCAAGCTGCTGGAGCAGCTTACTCTGGGATTGGTTGAGGCTGCACGGCCTAACGAGGCCGAAGATTATGCCGTGCGCCTGACGGAGCTGGAGCCGCTGGAGGAGAGCTACGCCCTGCGGCTGATCGCCATCTATTACGACACCGCCAAGCCCCTGCGTGCCCAGCGCAAATTCACCCAGTTCAGTGAATCCTACATCGCAGAGACCGGCGATGCGTTGCCGGATTGGTTCGTCGACGAATACCGGCGGCTGGGTAGATAGCGTAGAAATTCTATCGTTACTCCATAATATCCTTTGAGAGACTGAAAAATATTTTTTATCGTATGCTTTAGAAACTAACAGTAAAAGGACGACAATCATTCGAACTTAGCGAATGATTGTCGTCCTTTTAGAATACTTTTATACACTTGTATTATTTAAAATGATAATTGGTATTCATCTAAAAGGAATCCTTGAGTCGCCCAAATTTCAGTTTCATCCCCTTGATGGTCGTATAGCTTTTCATAGTATTCCCAAAATTCACGGTTGTTTTTCGTATTTCGATCCTTCAGCATTGTACTTCCCTTTAATTTCTGTATAGTTCGGCATCTTCTAATTTTGTTCATATTATGGCTTTTTCCTCATTTCTCATTCCTCTGTTAAGGTTGGCTTCTTCTCCACACAATCTGACCGTTTTTATTAATGTATACTTCTCCATCAACACTATATGCGTAAGAAAGCCCCTTAGAAAAGCGTCCAGCCCAGTCAAGCGTTGGTTGAATAACCCAAGCCCCTGTTTTATTAATGAATCCGGTCTTCCCTCCCGATTCGGCAACTGCAAGTCCTTCATGAAAGTCACTCGCTGCATCAAATTGGTTAGGAATAAGTAGTTTTCCTTTGTTATCTATATAACCTGACTTTCCATTTATTTTAACAGCCGCCAATCCTTCCGAAAAAGAGTGAACCTCCTCATACTTAGCAGGAATCTCTAATTTTCCTTTCTTATTAATAAAGCCATAGTTAGCTCCTGATTTAACAACTGCCAATCCCTCTGAAAAAGACTCCCCATTTTTATAACTTGAATTGAACAAAAACTTCCCTTTCTTATCAATATAATGAGAAGTTCCATTTGTTGTAACCAGAGCAGCACCTTCAGAGAAATCCTCAGCGCTGTTATATTGGGCTTTAATTACTATTTTCCCGGAAGAATTAATGTATCCATATCCACTCCCCACTTGGACAGCAGCCAATCCTTCGGAGAAATTATTAGCTTTTTTGAATTGCGGTTTTATAACACTAGTTCCTGTAAGATCCATATAACCATAGTTAGATACAGCAAAATCAGTTGCAGTTTTAAGCGTTCTATACGCTGCAAGTCCTTCTGAAAATTCCTTGGCATCATAATAATTTCCCTTAGGTATTACTTTATTCCCTTGTTGATTGATGAATCCGTCAAATTTAGCATTTGAATAAACAATGGCTAGTCCTTCATTAAAAGCATAGGCATCTGTAAATCTTGTTTGATAATCAATAACAATTTTGCCTTCTGCATCAATATAGCCGAATTTCCCTCCGCGTGATACCGGAAAAAGATTTTGCTTAGAGTATAATGAAACAATCTGAGAGTCCCCGTACCACTTCACGTCGAGTCCGCTGGCTTCCCCAATAAAACGAAGTGGTACAAACGTTGCCCCGTCAATTATCTGTGGAGCTACTTGAAGTATAGTTGGAGTATCATTTATCCAAGTCGTATT is a window encoding:
- a CDS encoding TVP38/TMEM64 family protein — encoded protein: MFFLNIMSWLTEERLLLLLEQYRSFGPLPGVGLTFMKSFVPPLPTIAIVGLNGAVYGLWLGFLYSWIGLVAGCTVTFLIIRKIAGHPYLTKWAKRPKVAKAMTWVRQSGFSYVFLLSLFPVGPFVVINMAAGLAGMRLRSYLIALCAGKAIMVFAVSYIGNDVQRFIRHPAEIVYVLLFIGASLWGVKAIEARFARLARERELRGQAPLQHK
- a CDS encoding WG repeat-containing protein, producing MGKSIKVAFSFFLVIFFIVMVSKESAFAKSGIRVILYGNPIQEKHSPIMKNNTVLVPFKGIFEKLGFNVSYDSASKTISGQKTGTTIKLVINQNTTWINDTPTILQVAPQIIDGATFVPLRFIGEASGLDVKWYGDSQIVSLYSKQNLFPVSRGGKFGYIDAEGKIVIDYQTRFTDAYAFNEGLAIVYSNAKFDGFINQQGNKVIPKGNYYDAKEFSEGLAAYRTLKTATDFAVSNYGYMDLTGTSVIKPQFKKANNFSEGLAAVQVGSGYGYINSSGKIVIKAQYNSAEDFSEGAALVTTNGTSHYIDKKGKFLFNSSYKNGESFSEGLAVVKSGANYGFINKKGKLEIPAKYEEVHSFSEGLAAVKINGKSGYIDNKGKLLIPNQFDAASDFHEGLAVAESGGKTGFINKTGAWVIQPTLDWAGRFSKGLSYAYSVDGEVYINKNGQIVWRRSQP
- a CDS encoding ATP-binding protein → MRTFDYSLLAKRVLALLCTLLLTAVVLIPLLGSSSNCNSPRSGWADLSTCTFNNTAVYPLRGEWEFYWQERLEPQVTLSRTAEAPAYMPVPGAWGRGSEATGFSRYGYATYRLLVQLPPGVPAFALKVSNIRNASEVYVNGERLGGSGTPGDSRETTKPRNHPYSLTFHSRDNLAEILIHTSNFTYSSGGIAEPIRIGTPAAITAIDQRNRTYDTLLVAGFAFIGCYFIGQGFQRKEDKSSLQLAIFCFMIALYMLTHSEKLLLEYLPSLSYEGFNKLQAVSGVVGFYCVSSYTYSLFPALYSRLFKRICSVYALSFCIVVLLSSLTVYSRITGLLLAFSFISVCYTFYIMVKAILRRETGSYYLLIGVIAVVIFTLSLASNLFFGTELYAAAPVAGPIFILAEGLFLSARHAHAYETIKQLSQQLERKDRDKDVFLLKTSAELRTPLNAIINVALSMHEGAGGPLSPSQREDIRLILGTGRRLAFLVRDILDYEQIKRQRISLQWGTVDVQGVAAIVIEVFQFLNKKGSIRIKNHIPPSRFLVQADEQRLMQILYSLLDNALKFTDRGSVVIEADWQEEFISIAVTDTGKGIPEDQLESIFHDYEQISEADSLETGGLGLSLAISRKLVELHGGSISVSSQVGRGSTFTFTLPGNEAEAAAAVQAERTLPRPEYTQPEMLDDLWKYRSADPPQSSGQAAPYAPRILIVDDDYANLKALTNLLSLENYNIASRSSGKEALALLAVDRNFDLCIIDVMMPEMSGLELCRIIRQTYSPLDLPILMATAGQQLHFNEAAFRAGANDFIHKPYIWSDLKGRVNTLVQLRRSVSERLSSEIAMLRAQIKPHFLYNAINTIIWMSTRDTKKTQQLLYDLSHFLRGSFDFSNQETAIPFEKELELIEAYLSLEQARFGKRLNAEYHIEVSEFPLPPLIVQPIVENAVRHGLMEKMDGGTVVISTRQEGGDILITISDNGKGMSDEQLSSWMKDDYRSPHGEGTGIGLRNINRRLLTQFGRPLILTQGASGGIDVLITIPWKEEVF
- a CDS encoding response regulator, which gives rise to MSISVMVIDDEWPALDHMKELLLQCEGISSVQTYDNPREALAAASELKPDVLFLDIQMPELSGLTFAEKLLPYSPDTDIVFVTAYRNYAVEAFDLSAMDYLLKPVDPSRLLKTWNKLLSKRLLPAAAGATGTPGKTTSFRLLGDYELTSPQGLVKWRTHKAQELFAYLWIHRQGSVSLILNDVFPQWNYEKGKQYLHTTVYQIRTTLKKAALEDKIELTFGRENYRLESGGIEGDIEKFQDAAALAMQNSSLEDMQQAAALYTGDLLQTLDSLWVYSARDKYRRLYLKLLEQLTLGLVEAARPNEAEDYAVRLTELEPLEESYALRLIAIYYDTAKPLRAQRKFTQFSESYIAETGDALPDWFVDEYRRLGR